Within the Maribacter sp. BPC-D8 genome, the region TATTACTAAAATATGCCTCTGCAACTGCAGGGTAATAATTTAAAAGCGCACTACCAGATGTGCACAACACTACCACCGGCTTTTGAAATTGTTGCGCCATACCTAAAGCAAAAAATGCAGCACAACGCTCGTCTACAATACTGTAACAAGTAAAAAAAGGATTCTCTGCAAAGGCTATCGTAAGCGGTGCATTTCTTGACCCCGGCGATATTACAATATTAGAAATATTCTTTGCCTGGCAATGTTGAACAATAGATTGTGCGGTAGGTATTGCGGAGTATTTCATGTAGTTCAAAAATACGACCAAAGCGGGTTATTACCCAAAAGTTACTAATCTATTTACCGTCTAGAACACGAAACATGGTATTACTTTTTAAAGCAGTTTCCTCCCACTCCTTCTCTGGAATAGAATCAGCAGTTATACCACCACCCACATAAATTTCGGCTTTATCTTTAAACAATTGCATACAGCGTAGGTTTACATAAAGTTCTGAAGTTTTCATCACACTTCTGTAGGCACTATTCTCTTGATTTCTTTGGTTTCTATTTCTAGATAGCTCTGATTTCATATTTAGTTCGCCTAGAAATCCTGTATAAAAAGTTCGCTCATACAATTCGTTTTCTAAAATAAACTTTTTTGCATTCTCTAACGGACTACCGCAAACAGCAGGCGTTGGATGAAGCGCTTTTAATACATCACCAAATTTATTCGGAGCAAAAGTACCTTTCATCTCTGTACGAAGATGCCAAAGTTGACCAGCCTTAACAGACTCGCGTTCAGAACTATTTAGAGAAACAACCTTATCTTTTAAAGTATCAAAAATGTAATCGGTAACTAATTGCTGCTCATGTATTTCTTTTTCTGCCCAAATTGGTTCAGTATCACCTACTGAGTTCTGAGTACCTGCCAAAGACATTGTTGTAAATTGAGAACCGTTGCTTTTTACTAAAATTTCTGGCGTAGCACCCATCCAAGTTCCTATTTTTGGATGATACCAGAAATAACAAAATGCTTTTTTATATACGTTGAGAATTCGTTGATATACTTCAAAGTAATCGTCTTTACAATCAACTTCTATTTTCCTTGACAAAACCACTTTATTGAAGTCACCTTCATCGATTTTATCAATAGCATTCGATATTAACTTAGTATATCTAGATTTCTCTTCAGAATTGTTTTCATGTGAATTATTCTCTTTAGGCAGAACCTCATGAGACAAATTCAAAGGTACCTTTTCGAGAGCATCCATTTTCAATAATATAGCACCTGAATTCAAATCGAACGGAGCAAAAACGAATCCGGTTTCAGTGAAATCATTAACCTTATGAATGGCATCATCGTTTTGAAAAACACCGACTAATTCTGTCTCATTAGGTTTGCTATATAATACAAACGGTAACTGCTCTTTCAAGCAATTTGCAGCTCGATCAAAAAGTTCTTGTACCATATTATGCTTTTGGTAATGTAATCGTGGTTAATTTACAAAGAGAAACCAACTGACCATCTTCATTGGTAACTTTAATCTCCCATAACTGTGTAGTTCTACCTTTATGTAAGATAGTAGCTCTTGCAAAAACAAATCCTTCTTTTACACTCTTTACATGATTAGCAGTGATTTCTAAGCCTCTAACAAAAAACTTATTTCCGTCTAAAAAAACATAAGATGCCGCACTACCAACACTTTCTGCCAATGCAGCTGTTGCTCCACCATGTAAAACGCCATCTGGCTGATGCACTTTAGGTGTTACGGGCATTTTGGCTAACAAAAAATCTTCCCCTACATCGATGTATTCAATATCTAAGGTTTCCATCAAGGTATTCTTAGAAGTTTCGTTACAAATCTTCAGAATTTTTTCTTTGTAGTCGTTCATCCTTTTTTTTGTAAAATTAAGCATTACATTACCAACAGAAAAGCCTAACCGAAATGATCAATTCATGGAGAACATAATAAAAAATGTCACTTATAAAACTACCAATACCTATGAGACTTTAAATGAATTAACTAGCCAAACAAAACAAGTTTGGATTGTTTTTCATGGCATAGGTTTCTTAAGTCGTTTCTTTCTTAAATATTTCAACGAGTTACCAAAGAACGAAAACTACATCATTGCCCCACAAGCTCCTTCTAAATATTATTTAAAAAATGAATATAAGCATGTAGGTGCAAGTTGGTTGACAAAAGAAAACACGGCACTTGAAACAGCTAATCTTTACAATTATTTAGATGCTGTTTTAGAAAATGAAAAATTACCATCGGATTGTAAAATTGTTTTCTTCGGATTTTCGCAAGGCATATCTATTGCTTTACGCTACTTAGCGTATTCTAAAATGACCTGCTCAAAATTGATTCTCTATGCAGGCGGAATACCCACAGAATTAAAAAAATCAGATTTTACCCACTTCAAAAAGGATACTGAAATTGTTTCAGTTTTTGGAAACAATGATCAATATATTACCCCAGACAAACTAATAGAAGAGAACAACAAACTTAAAGTTCTTTTTGGTGATACCATTCAACATATCACTTTTGATGGCGGACACGAGGTTAAAAAAGAAATTATAAATCAACTGGCAGAATGAGCAACACACCAACTTTAGAAAATGAACGGGTTATATTGAGTCCGCTGACAATAGACAATTATGAAAAGCTTATTTCTATTGCATCACAAGATAAATTAGTTCAATACTCCCCTTCTGACATTGCAACACCTGCAAGTTTAAAAAACTATGTGGAAACTGCATTAGAACAGCAAAAAGCTGGCACTAGTATGCCCTTTATTATTTATGATAGAAAGTATAATGCATTTGCAGGGTGCACCCGTTTTATGCATATCAATTCAAAAAATAAAGTCCTACATATTGGCTCTACTTGGATCGGACGAGAATTTCAAGGTACCGGGTTAAACACCCAAATGAAAAAATTAATGCTAGCATACGCTTTTACTACCATGAATTTCGAAAAAGTAGAATTCCGTGTAGATGAAAGAAATATGGCTTCAAGAAAAGCTGTTAAAAAACTAGGCTGCACCTTAGAAGGTATACTACGTAAAGATGTTTACCTACTTAATGGTTTTAAAAGAAATACCTGTTGCTATGGTCTTTTACGAGAAGAATGGCAAAGCAATCAAAAATAGTATTACTCTTTAATAACTGTAGTTTCAGCTGGGTAATAGGCAATTTTTCTAGTAGTATAGGTATTGTCGGGCGTTACAATCTGCTTGATCCAATTACCAACTTCAGAATTATCGAATTGATAAATGTATTCTTTCTTAATAATACCAGCACCTCTCTTTGCTACTTCAGAAATTAGCATACCCTTTTCATCATATTCGTAACTAGTACGCGTGGTTGGCTCAAATTTCTTCAATTGCGAATTATACTCAAATTCTTGTTGTGCCATTAATTTATCATCCATGGTATACACTTCTTCAAAAGCATCATTCTCTTCACCATTTAAATACTCTTTGGTCAAAACAATTCTTTGAGCAGCTTTATTAATAGGTTTTAGCGTAGATGTACGAATAGATTTTACAGGAGCATCGTTCAATAGATAAGTAACAGTATTCTCTCCTTTAAACTTCTTATGCTCTATAAGCGTAATATCTGTACCATTATTATTTGTTCGCTGTATACTAATTAAATCGCCAAACTCATCATAGCCATATATGTACTCATCTAAAAATTCTTTTTCATAAGAGAAAATACGTTCTTGTATTTTTAAATTATCTGTAGAGTCTATTTCGTAAAAATGAGCGATAGAAGTACTTGCATCAAAAACACCATTTCTATAAGATTCTGAGCGCTTTTCTAAAAGATCATCATTACTATATTTGTAATAAACCGCATCATAATCTTTGTCATTGTATCTCGTAACTGACTTTGTTAAGAAACCCTTTTTATTAAAATCATATTCTTCTTTACCATAATCGGTACTGACCAAACAAGATTTTACATCTCCCATTAAGTCAAAATCCTCAAGGGTAAAGATTTGAATTTCTTGTCCTCTTACGTTAGAAAAAGCTGTTATAAAAACCGTTAAAAATATAAAATGGTATTTCTTAATCATACTGCAAAATTACTTTATTAATAATAGGGATAAAAGAATATCATATAAAAGTAAAAAGGGACGGTATATACCGTCCCTTTTCTATAATAAATAATAGTTATCTTATTTAACCTCTTCGAAATCAACGTCTTCAACGTTATCACCTTCAGAAGCACCACCGTCAGCAGTTGGCTCACCTTGAGCAGCACCACCTTGTCCATCAGCTTGCGCTTTGTACATTTCTTCAGATGCAACTTTCCAAGCTTCATTGATTTTATCTAAAGCAGGTGCTATAACAGCCAAATCTTTAGTTTCATATGCCGCTTTTAATTCTGCCAAAGCATCTTCAATTGGTTTTTTCTTATCGTCAGATAATTTATCTCCAAATTCTTTAAGTTGAGATTCAGTCTGGAAAATCATTCCATCTGCTTCGTTCAACTTGTCTGCAGTTTCTTTAGCTTTTTTATCAGATTCAGCATTTGCTTCAGCTTCAGCTTTCATCTTCTTGATTTCTTCTTCAGTTAAACCAGAAGAAGCTTCAATACGAATATCCTGAGTTTTGTTCGTAGCCTTATCAGTTGCAGAAACTTTAATGATACCGTTAGCATCAATATCAAAAGTAACTTCAATTTGAGGTGTTCCTCTTTGTGCTGGTGGAAGACCGTCTAAATGAAAACGTCCAATTGTTTTGTTGTCAGGTGCCATTGGTCTTTCACCTTGTAATACGTGAATCTCAACTGACGGCTGATTGTCAGATGCAGTAGAGAATACTTGTGATTTCTTTGTAGGAATCGTAGTGTTAGACTCAATTAATTTTGTCATTACACCACCCATAGTTTCTATACCTAAAGAAAGCGGAGTAACATCTAATAACAATACATCTTTTACATCACCTGTTAAAACACCACCTTGTATTGCAGCACCTACCGCTACAACCTCATCTGGGTTAACACCTTTAGAAGGCTTCTTACCGAAGAATTTCTCAACAGCCTCTTGTACTGCAGGTATTCTTGTAGAACCACCAACTAAGATAATCTCATCAATATCACTATTTTTTAAACCTGCTGCTTTCATTGCACTAGCACATGGCTCAATAGTTCTTTTTACCAAGTCAGCAATTAATTGCTCGAATTTTGATCTTGTCAAAGTTCTTACTAAGTGCTTCGGTCCTGAAGCCGTAGCTGTAACGTATGGTAAATTAATTTCTGTTTGTGCAGAAGATGATAATTCAATCTTAGCTTTTTCAGCAGCTTCACGTAAACGTTGTAAAGCCATTGCGTCTTTTCTAAGGTCCATATCTTCTTCAGACTTGAACTCTTCAGCTAACCAATCAATAATTTTTTGATCAACATCATCACCACCTAAGTGAGTATCACCATCAGTAGCCAATACTTCAAAAACACCATCACCTAATTCTAAGATAGATACATCATGCGTACCACCACCAAAATCAAATACTACTATTTTTTGTTCCGTATCTTTTTTGTCCATACCATAAGCTAAAGAAGCTGCGGTTGGTTCGTTGATAATACGCTCTACAGTTAAACCTGCAATTTCACCAGCTTCTTTCGTAGCTTGTCTTTGCGCATCATTAAAGTATGCTGGTACAGTAATTACCGCACGAGTTACTTCTTGACCTAAATAATCTTCTGCCGTTTTCTTCATTTTCTGAAGAATCATTGCAGATAATTCTTGAGGAGAATATAAACGACCGTCTATATCAACTCTAGGTGTATCATTATCACCTTTTACTACCTTATAAGGTACTCTTCCAGCTTCTTTACTAGATTCTGAAAATTTGTTACCCATAAACCTTTTAATAGAATAAATGGTTTTTGTAGGGTTGGTTACTGCCTGTCTTTTAGCTGGATCACCAACTTTAATTTCACCACCTTCAACAAAAGCGATAACAGACGGTGTTGTTCTTTTTCCTTCTGCATTTGGTATTACTACTGCCTCATTACCTTCCATTACGGAAACACAGGAGTTGGTAGTACCCAAATCTATTCCTATAATCTTACTCATTTTATATGTTTTAAATTAAGTGCTTTATTTTACAATCGATTAGTAATTGACAAACAATATGCCAAGCAAGAAAAACTGACATGATGTCATTAATCGTCATATATCAATAAAAATTATGACATTTTAGTATAGCTGAAAGGTGTATGAAACATTGTACCTTAGCCTTAAAATAAGATTGATTTGGAAATAGAGAGTATCAGTGTTTTCGATATGTTAAAAATTGGTGTAGGTCCTTCAAGCTCCCACACGCTCGGGCCATGGCGCGCTGCCGAAAGGTGGTTAGCTCGTTTAAACTCGAAAGACAATCTCGAAAAAGTTGAAGAAGTTCAAGTACACTTATATGGTTCATTATCGCTAACAGGTAAAGGTCATGCCACCGACTATGCCGTTATGCTAGGTTTATTAGGTGCCGATCCAGAATTAGTGCCAATTGACACTATTGACCCATTAATAGATAAAATTAAAAAAGAACATGTTTTACATTTAGATGGTAAGTACAAAATTACCTTTGATCCAAAACAACATATTATATTCAATAGAGCGTTTCTACCTTTTCATGCCAACGGACTAAAGTTTAAGGCAAAATTGAAATCTGGTAAAATCATATCAAAAACATACTACTCCATAGGCGGCGGTTTCGTTGTTAGCGAAGAGCGAAAAAATGCCAAACGCAAAGTTGACTTATTCAATAAGTTTCCTTTTCCTGTTCAGAAAGGAACCGAACTTCTTGAATTTTGTAAAAGTGAAAATTTATCAATCTCACAGATAGTTTTACAAAATGAAAGATCCTTGCGTGATGATGAGAAAATAGATTATGAACTAAATCGTATTTGGTCTACCATGTTAGAATGCATGTATACCGGATGCCATACAGAAGGAACCTTACCTGGCGGATTAAATGTAAAACGTCGTGCTTTTGAAATGCACAACAAGTTAAAAAGTGACCTGCCCTACTCCACACCCAAAGAATGGTTACAAACCATACGACAAACAGAAGTGAAATTTCGTCAAATATTACAATGGGTAAGTTGTTTTGCTTTAAGTGTAAATAAAGTAAACGCATCTCTAGGTCGTGTTGTTACTGCACCTACAAATGGCAGCGCGGGAGTAATACCTGCTGTATTAATGTATTATATGGTCATTGAAAACCATGCAGGTAATTTTGAACATGTAAAACAGTTTTTATTGGTTGCAGGCGAAATAGGAAGCATCTTTAAAAAAGGAGCTACCATATCGGCGGCTATGGGTGGCTGCCAAGCAGAAATAGGCGTATCATCTGCAATGGCTGCAGGTGCACTTACAGAACTATTAGGCGGCACACCCGAACAAGTACTTATGGCGGCAGAAATTGCCATGGAACATCATCTTGGACTCACCTGCGATCCTATTGGCGGTTTGGTTCAAATACCTTGTATAGAACGAAACTCTATGGGTGCCATAAAAGCTATTAACGCAGCTGAGCTTGCATTGGGTTCTGACCCATCGGCAGCGAAAGTTCCTTTAGATAAGGTAGTACAGACCATGTGGGAAACCGCAAAAGACATGAGTTCTAAATATAAAGAAACTTCTGAAGGCGGATTGGCTGTTGGTGTTTTCTTGAGCGATTGTTAATTCTGTTTCAAAAAGAAGCTACTTTTAATTTGTAGCTGTATAAATGGATGTCCTTTTTTTATAAGTCGATATTCCGCTAACTTTAGTATATGAAAAATCTGATTTCTGAAAGAGTAGCCGATTTTATAAAAAACTATCCTCCTTTCAATGTTCTTGATAGCAAATCGTTATTTCAGTTAGCTGAACAAGTACTTATTGTTTATAAGGAGAAAAACAGTGTGATTTTTACGGTAGATGAACCTCAGCATTCACATTTTTATTTAGTTCATAAAGGGGCGGTAACATTAAGTAATCCTGCTACTTCTAATATTCTTGACTATTGCGATGAAGGCGATATATTTGGACTAAGACCGCTTTTTGCCAATGAAAATTATAAGTTAGAAGCTAGGGCACATGAAGAATCTATACTTTACGGAATTCCTATTGACATTTTTAAACCTATTGCAAAGCAGAACGAAGAAGTAACTATTTTTCTGATGGAGAGTTTTGCCTCTAACACCCGTAATCCGTATGCTAAAAACCAAAAAGGACAACTGTTTGGCCACGAAGATGAAGAAGAAATTAAAAAAGAGGTCGTATTACCAGATTTACAATTAGCCAGCTATTCAAAAAAATTAGTGACCTGTTCTACAAGAACCACTATAAAAAAGGCTGCTGACATCATGTCTCAAAAGAAAATTGGATCTATACTCGTCACTAGCAAAGATTTACCAGTAGGTATTATAACAGATAAAGATTTTAGAAACAAAGTAATATCTGGCGAGCAACCTATAACCGCTTCGGTAAAATCAATAATGACAACCCCAGTTGTAACCTACCCAAAGAACCTAACGATTACGCAGGCACAAATGGCCATGATGAAAAGTAACATCAGCCATTTGGTGATTACTAAAGATGGCACCCCAAATTCTTCTGCATTAGGTATTTTATCTAAGCATGACGTAATGGTATCCTTAGGTGATAATCCTGCTGTATTGGTAAAGGCTATAAAGCGTACTTCTAAAATCAAGAAGATAAAGCAGATTAGAAAGAGTGTCATGGTACTCTTAACTGGGTATTTAGAACAAAACATTCCGTTAGGATTGATTGCAAAGATAATTTCTGAACTGAATGATACCTGTATTAAACAGATTGTAGAAATTTCACTTGCTAAAATGGATACTCCACCGCCTGTAAAATTTGCATGGTTGGCATTAGGCAGTCAAGGTAGAAGTGAACAACTTTTACATACAGACCAAGATAATGCCTTAGTATTTGAAGATGTACCTGAAGAAGATTTGCCAAAAACCACCACCTATTTTTTAGAACTTTCAAAACTTATTACCAAAGGGTTACATACTATAGGATACGAATACTGCCCAGCAGATATGATGGCTTCTAACCCTAAATGGTGTTTAAGTCTAGAGGAATGGAAAAACAAACTATCGTATTGGATCGGTAACCCCGGACCGAATGAGGTATTAATGTCCTCCATTTTTTTTGATTATAGTTTAGCATTTGGTGAGCGTAGCTTATTGGATAACATGTCTGATCACATATTCAGAACCGTTCATAATTATCCTATTTTCTTAGTACACTTAGCCAACGGCGCACTTCAAAGTCCGTCACCAACAGGATTCTTTAGACAATTCGTTGTAGAACAAGACGGACAACACAAAGATTTTTTCGATTTAAAAAGTAGAGCATTAAGACCGTTGATAGATGCTGCTCGCGTTTTAATACTATCGCATTCTGTAAAAGCGATCAGCAATACTTGGGAACGTTATGAGAAATTAGCAGAACTTGAACCTAACAACCAAGAGTTATACTTAGCGTGCTCTTATGCCACCAAGGCATTATTAAAATTTAGAACAAGACAAGGATTAGCTAATCATGATTCTGGACGATTTATTAAACTAGAGCAATTGACCAAACAAGAAAAAATGAAATTAAAGCGCACCTTTAAAGCAATTAAAGAAATTCAAGAATTGATCACACTTCGCTTTAAGGTTACTAATTTTTTAGGATAATGGGATTATTCACAAGAACACCTAAAAATCTACCAGATTATTGGATAAAATACGCCTCCCTTTTTAAGGAGTCTCCGAGTAAAGATTTCAATGATTTAATATTTGTAGTATTAGATACAGAGACCACAGGTTTCAGTTTTGAAGATGACCGTATACTTTCTATTGGCGCTGTAAAAATCAAGAAAGAAACCATTTCTGTACAAGAAGTATTTGATATCTATTTAGCGCAAGAAAAATTCAATAAAGAAACTGTTCATGTACACGGACTCTTAAAAAACGGACAACGAGAATGTATTAGTGAAGCTTTAGCGCTAGAGAAATTTCTTGACTATGTAGGCAATGCTATTATAGTAGCACATCATGCTGGTTTTGATATGGGAATGCTCAATACTGCTTTAGAAAGAAATGGTCTACCTAAACTAAAAAACACAGTATTAGATACGGGAGTTATCTATAAAAAAACGCTAATTAAATCTTACTTAGTGCAACCAAAATCTAATTATACATTAGATGAACTTGCCGAAAAATTTTCCATTTCAAGAAAAGACAGACATACAGCATTAGGCGACGCCTATATAACAGCAGTCGCCTTTTTAAAAATCATTTCTCGTTTAAAGGAAAAGAAAAATTTCTCGCTTAAATATTTACTCAGATAACATTAAAGACTCTCCAAGTAATTCAATACATTTCTATTGATACGGTCATTAATATGTGTAGTATCAGCCTTAACAAATGGTTCGCCAGTTATGTGCTCGTAAAGTTCAATGTAGCGTTCAGAAACGGATTCTATATATTCATCAG harbors:
- a CDS encoding chorismate-binding protein — protein: MVQELFDRAANCLKEQLPFVLYSKPNETELVGVFQNDDAIHKVNDFTETGFVFAPFDLNSGAILLKMDALEKVPLNLSHEVLPKENNSHENNSEEKSRYTKLISNAIDKIDEGDFNKVVLSRKIEVDCKDDYFEVYQRILNVYKKAFCYFWYHPKIGTWMGATPEILVKSNGSQFTTMSLAGTQNSVGDTEPIWAEKEIHEQQLVTDYIFDTLKDKVVSLNSSERESVKAGQLWHLRTEMKGTFAPNKFGDVLKALHPTPAVCGSPLENAKKFILENELYERTFYTGFLGELNMKSELSRNRNQRNQENSAYRSVMKTSELYVNLRCMQLFKDKAEIYVGGGITADSIPEKEWEETALKSNTMFRVLDGK
- a CDS encoding alpha/beta hydrolase, which translates into the protein MENIIKNVTYKTTNTYETLNELTSQTKQVWIVFHGIGFLSRFFLKYFNELPKNENYIIAPQAPSKYYLKNEYKHVGASWLTKENTALETANLYNYLDAVLENEKLPSDCKIVFFGFSQGISIALRYLAYSKMTCSKLILYAGGIPTELKKSDFTHFKKDTEIVSVFGNNDQYITPDKLIEENNKLKVLFGDTIQHITFDGGHEVKKEIINQLAE
- a CDS encoding GNAT family N-acetyltransferase yields the protein MSNTPTLENERVILSPLTIDNYEKLISIASQDKLVQYSPSDIATPASLKNYVETALEQQKAGTSMPFIIYDRKYNAFAGCTRFMHINSKNKVLHIGSTWIGREFQGTGLNTQMKKLMLAYAFTTMNFEKVEFRVDERNMASRKAVKKLGCTLEGILRKDVYLLNGFKRNTCCYGLLREEWQSNQK
- the dnaK gene encoding molecular chaperone DnaK, with amino-acid sequence MSKIIGIDLGTTNSCVSVMEGNEAVVIPNAEGKRTTPSVIAFVEGGEIKVGDPAKRQAVTNPTKTIYSIKRFMGNKFSESSKEAGRVPYKVVKGDNDTPRVDIDGRLYSPQELSAMILQKMKKTAEDYLGQEVTRAVITVPAYFNDAQRQATKEAGEIAGLTVERIINEPTAASLAYGMDKKDTEQKIVVFDFGGGTHDVSILELGDGVFEVLATDGDTHLGGDDVDQKIIDWLAEEFKSEEDMDLRKDAMALQRLREAAEKAKIELSSSAQTEINLPYVTATASGPKHLVRTLTRSKFEQLIADLVKRTIEPCASAMKAAGLKNSDIDEIILVGGSTRIPAVQEAVEKFFGKKPSKGVNPDEVVAVGAAIQGGVLTGDVKDVLLLDVTPLSLGIETMGGVMTKLIESNTTIPTKKSQVFSTASDNQPSVEIHVLQGERPMAPDNKTIGRFHLDGLPPAQRGTPQIEVTFDIDANGIIKVSATDKATNKTQDIRIEASSGLTEEEIKKMKAEAEANAESDKKAKETADKLNEADGMIFQTESQLKEFGDKLSDDKKKPIEDALAELKAAYETKDLAVIAPALDKINEAWKVASEEMYKAQADGQGGAAQGEPTADGGASEGDNVEDVDFEEVK
- a CDS encoding L-serine ammonia-lyase; translation: MESISVFDMLKIGVGPSSSHTLGPWRAAERWLARLNSKDNLEKVEEVQVHLYGSLSLTGKGHATDYAVMLGLLGADPELVPIDTIDPLIDKIKKEHVLHLDGKYKITFDPKQHIIFNRAFLPFHANGLKFKAKLKSGKIISKTYYSIGGGFVVSEERKNAKRKVDLFNKFPFPVQKGTELLEFCKSENLSISQIVLQNERSLRDDEKIDYELNRIWSTMLECMYTGCHTEGTLPGGLNVKRRAFEMHNKLKSDLPYSTPKEWLQTIRQTEVKFRQILQWVSCFALSVNKVNASLGRVVTAPTNGSAGVIPAVLMYYMVIENHAGNFEHVKQFLLVAGEIGSIFKKGATISAAMGGCQAEIGVSSAMAAGALTELLGGTPEQVLMAAEIAMEHHLGLTCDPIGGLVQIPCIERNSMGAIKAINAAELALGSDPSAAKVPLDKVVQTMWETAKDMSSKYKETSEGGLAVGVFLSDC
- a CDS encoding PaaI family thioesterase, which encodes MNDYKEKILKICNETSKNTLMETLDIEYIDVGEDFLLAKMPVTPKVHQPDGVLHGGATAALAESVGSAASYVFLDGNKFFVRGLEITANHVKSVKEGFVFARATILHKGRTTQLWEIKVTNEDGQLVSLCKLTTITLPKA
- a CDS encoding PolC-type DNA polymerase III; translation: MGLFTRTPKNLPDYWIKYASLFKESPSKDFNDLIFVVLDTETTGFSFEDDRILSIGAVKIKKETISVQEVFDIYLAQEKFNKETVHVHGLLKNGQRECISEALALEKFLDYVGNAIIVAHHAGFDMGMLNTALERNGLPKLKNTVLDTGVIYKKTLIKSYLVQPKSNYTLDELAEKFSISRKDRHTALGDAYITAVAFLKIISRLKEKKNFSLKYLLR
- a CDS encoding DUF294 nucleotidyltransferase-like domain-containing protein; translated protein: MKNLISERVADFIKNYPPFNVLDSKSLFQLAEQVLIVYKEKNSVIFTVDEPQHSHFYLVHKGAVTLSNPATSNILDYCDEGDIFGLRPLFANENYKLEARAHEESILYGIPIDIFKPIAKQNEEVTIFLMESFASNTRNPYAKNQKGQLFGHEDEEEIKKEVVLPDLQLASYSKKLVTCSTRTTIKKAADIMSQKKIGSILVTSKDLPVGIITDKDFRNKVISGEQPITASVKSIMTTPVVTYPKNLTITQAQMAMMKSNISHLVITKDGTPNSSALGILSKHDVMVSLGDNPAVLVKAIKRTSKIKKIKQIRKSVMVLLTGYLEQNIPLGLIAKIISELNDTCIKQIVEISLAKMDTPPPVKFAWLALGSQGRSEQLLHTDQDNALVFEDVPEEDLPKTTTYFLELSKLITKGLHTIGYEYCPADMMASNPKWCLSLEEWKNKLSYWIGNPGPNEVLMSSIFFDYSLAFGERSLLDNMSDHIFRTVHNYPIFLVHLANGALQSPSPTGFFRQFVVEQDGQHKDFFDLKSRALRPLIDAARVLILSHSVKAISNTWERYEKLAELEPNNQELYLACSYATKALLKFRTRQGLANHDSGRFIKLEQLTKQEKMKLKRTFKAIKEIQELITLRFKVTNFLG